One segment of Neisseria mucosa DNA contains the following:
- a CDS encoding ESPR-type extended signal peptide-containing protein — translation MNKVFKVIWNHATQTWTAVSEISHAHGKKSASDKRKAVAAAVVAAGALMASSGAEADVRLGGSAVNITPDGTYNGSNRNVGVNSVVVGYQNTASSQDGTIAYGANNTATANAALAVGNNNIATGGASTAMGVSSVASGEASVAIGNVAQATQIRATAVGNRATATQDSASAFGNRANAGAQFATAIGDNSNANAAAVAVGTHANAEKQDSIAIGNNAHGAWTNTIAVGKDTVASKDHAMAMGTSSNASGVQAVGVGSYTKAEGNLTVAVGPYAQANKEAAVAVGSNATAAESNSIAVGQTATASNNNSIAVGTKTVSRGDNAIGIGAYAESTANRGTAIGVLSQANGTGSFAGGASAQATGENSVAIGGAMDGTLGNKAGTAAKAIGNNSIALGTQSKAAGNNSIAQGNGATAKQAADVAVGHAATADGTSTGADGDGVVNNAGSAMAIGTEAQATGIVATAIGERSKALANGAVALGGDAQAKQGSDVAIGRGSVADGTSAAAFGPAATATGKYSVALGVQSNAASKQAIALGRGAQANGGDYATALGNGAQATAKNTLALGTEAKSTIENSVALGNGSTTSAFVPTSSATVGSYTYGGFAGATSGLGNGAVLSVGSAGNERQIQNVAAGRINATSTDAINGSQLFAVANRIENLNPFVFTGHNGSGSSPAEGTYKYDPKSNANNTLKLIAGNGLTMTSNGTNEYTLSVIGGGSTGATGATGPKGDTGATGATGPKGDTGATGATGPKGDTGATGATGPKGDTGATGATGPKGDTGATGEKGDTGATGDKGEKGDTGATGATGDKGEKGDTGATGATGDKGEKGDTGATGATGDKGEKGDTGATGATGDKGEKGDTGATGATGDKGEKGDTGATGATGDKGEKGDTGATGATGDKGEKGDTGATGATGDKGEKGDTGATGATGDKGEKGDTGATGATGDKGEKGDTGATGATGDKGEKVTPAQLAQPATKVKKVTPAQLAQPATKVKKVTPAQLAQPATKVKKVTPAQLAQPATKVKKVTPAQLAQPATKVKKVIPAQLAQPATKVKKVIPAQLAQPATKVKKVIPALLAQPATKVKKVIPAQLAQPATKVKKVIPAQLAQPATKVKKVTPAQLAQPATKVKKVTPAQLAQPATKVKKVTPAQLAQPATKVKKVTPAQLAQPATKVKKVTPAQLAQPATKVKKVIPAQLAQLAQPATKVKKVTPALKVILVKKVAASQVKL, via the coding sequence ATGAATAAAGTCTTTAAAGTCATTTGGAACCACGCGACCCAGACATGGACCGCGGTTTCCGAGATCAGCCATGCACACGGCAAAAAATCCGCTTCTGACAAGCGTAAAGCCGTAGCTGCTGCAGTGGTTGCAGCAGGTGCTTTGATGGCATCTAGCGGAGCAGAGGCCGATGTAAGATTGGGAGGTAGCGCAGTAAACATCACTCCTGATGGCACTTACAACGGTTCTAACAGAAACGTTGGTGTCAACTCTGTTGTAGTGGGTTATCAAAATACTGCCAGCAGTCAAGATGGCACTATCGCTTACGGTGCTAACAATACTGCGACTGCAAACGCAGCATTGGCAGTAGGTAATAACAATATCGCAACCGGCGGTGCATCGACTGCAATGGGTGTAAGCTCTGTTGCAAGTGGTGAAGCTTCTGTTGCAATCGGTAATGTAGCCCAAGCAACTCAAATTCGTGCGACTGCAGTAGGTAACCGTGCAACTGCTACTCAAGACTCCGCAAGTGCATTCGGTAACCGTGCAAATGCTGGTGCACAATTTGCAACAGCTATTGGTGATAACTCCAATGCAAATGCTGCTGCAGTTGCTGTAGGTACGCATGCAAACGCCGAAAAACAAGATTCTATCGCTATTGGTAATAACGCTCATGGTGCTTGGACCAATACTATTGCTGTCGGTAAAGATACTGTAGCAAGTAAAGACCATGCGATGGCAATGGGTACCAGCTCAAATGCGTCAGGTGTTCAAGCTGTCGGCGTTGGTTCATATACAAAAGCAGAAGGTAATCTGACAGTTGCAGTTGGTCCATATGCGCAAGCCAATAAAGAAGCTGCAGTTGCTGTAGGTTCTAACGCTACTGCTGCTGAGTCTAACTCTATTGCTGTGGGTCAAACTGCCACTGCGTCTAACAATAACTCCATTGCTGTCGGTACTAAAACAGTTTCTAGAGGCGATAACGCAATTGGTATCGGTGCTTATGCTGAATCAACTGCTAACCGTGGTACCGCTATCGGCGTATTGTCTCAAGCTAATGGCACAGGCTCATTTGCTGGTGGTGCATCCGCTCAAGCAACAGGTGAAAATTCTGTAGCTATTGGCGGTGCGATGGATGGTACTCTGGGTAATAAAGCAGGTACTGCTGCTAAAGCAATCGGTAACAACTCTATCGCTTTGGGTACTCAATCTAAAGCTGCTGGCAATAACTCTATCGCTCAAGGTAACGGTGCAACTGCTAAGCAAGCTGCTGACGTTGCCGTAGGTCATGCTGCTACAGCTGACGGTACTTCTACTGGCGCTGATGGCGACGGCGTAGTAAATAATGCCGGTTCGGCAATGGCAATCGGTACAGAAGCTCAAGCAACCGGTATCGTAGCAACAGCCATCGGTGAGCGCTCTAAAGCTCTGGCAAACGGCGCGGTAGCATTGGGTGGCGACGCTCAAGCCAAACAAGGTTCTGACGTAGCAATCGGTCGTGGTTCCGTAGCTGATGGTACTTCTGCTGCAGCATTCGGTCCTGCTGCTACAGCAACTGGTAAATACTCAGTAGCTTTGGGCGTACAAAGTAACGCTGCTTCTAAACAAGCAATTGCATTGGGCCGTGGTGCTCAAGCCAATGGTGGTGATTATGCAACTGCTCTGGGTAATGGTGCTCAAGCAACAGCCAAAAACACTCTGGCTTTGGGTACAGAAGCTAAATCTACTATCGAAAACAGCGTAGCCCTGGGTAACGGCTCTACAACCAGCGCATTCGTACCTACCTCTTCTGCAACAGTAGGCAGCTATACTTACGGTGGCTTCGCAGGCGCAACCAGCGGCTTGGGTAACGGCGCAGTATTGTCTGTAGGTTCTGCAGGTAACGAACGTCAAATCCAAAACGTTGCCGCAGGCCGTATCAATGCAACTTCTACCGATGCAATCAACGGCTCTCAATTGTTTGCCGTAGCAAACCGCATCGAAAACCTGAATCCATTCGTATTCACAGGCCACAATGGCAGCGGTAGCTCACCAGCTGAAGGTACTTACAAATACGATCCTAAATCAAATGCCAATAACACTCTGAAACTGATCGCTGGTAACGGTTTGACAATGACCTCAAACGGCACTAACGAATACACCCTGAGCGTAATCGGTGGCGGTTCTACTGGTGCAACCGGCGCAACTGGTCCTAAAGGCGACACTGGTGCAACCGGCGCAACTGGTCCTAAAGGCGACACTGGTGCAACCGGCGCAACTGGTCCTAAAGGCGACACTGGTGCAACCGGCGCAACTGGCCCTAAAGGCGACACTGGTGCAACCGGCGCAACTGGCCCTAAAGGCGACACTGGTGCAACCGGTGAAAAAGGTGACACTGGCGCAACCGGCGACAAAGGTGAAAAAGGTGACACCGGCGCAACTGGCGCAACCGGCGACAAAGGTGAAAAAGGTGATACCGGCGCAACTGGCGCAACCGGCGACAAAGGTGAAAAAGGTGACACCGGCGCAACTGGCGCAACCGGCGACAAAGGTGAAAAAGGTGACACCGGCGCAACTGGCGCAACCGGCGACAAAGGTGAAAAAGGTGACACCGGCGCAACTGGCGCAACCGGCGACAAAGGTGAAAAAGGTGACACCGGCGCAACTGGCGCAACCGGCGACAAAGGTGAAAAAGGTGACACCGGCGCAACTGGCGCAACCGGCGACAAAGGTGAAAAAGGTGACACCGGCGCAACTGGCGCAACCGGCGACAAAGGTGAAAAAGGTGACACCGGCGCAACTGGCGCAACCGGCGACAAAGGTGAAAAAGGTGACACCGGCGCAACTGGCGCAACCGGCGACAAAGGTGAAAAAGGTGACACCGGCGCAACTGGCGCAACCGGCGACAAAGGTGAAAAGGTGACACCGGCGCAACTGGCGCAACCGGCGACAAAGGTGAAAAAGGTGACACCGGCGCAACTGGCGCAACCGGCGACAAAGGTGAAAAAGGTGACACCGGCGCAACTGGCGCAACCGGCGACAAAGGTGAAAAAGGTGACACCGGCGCAACTGGCGCAACCGGCGACAAAGGTGAAAAAGGTGACACCGGCGCAACTGGCGCAACCGGCGACAAAGGTGAAAAAGGTGATACCGGCGCAACTGGCGCAACCGGCGACAAAGGTGAAAAAGGTGATACCGGCGCAACTGGCGCAACCGGCGACAAAGGTGAAAAAGGTGATACCGGCGCTACTGGCGCAACCGGCGACAAAGGTGAAAAAGGTGATACCGGCGCAACTGGCGCAACCGGCGACAAAGGTGAAAAAGGTGATACCGGCGCAACTGGCGCAACCGGCGACAAAGGTGAAAAAGGTGACACCGGCGCAACTGGCGCAACCGGCGACAAAGGTGAAAAAGGTGACACCGGCGCAACTGGCGCAACCGGCGACAAAGGTGAAAAAGGTGACACCGGCGCAACTGGCGCAACCGGCGACAAAGGTGAAAAAGGTGACACCGGCGCAACTGGCGCAACCGGCGACAAAGGTGAAAAAGGTGACACCGGCGCAACTGGCGCAACCGGCGACAAAGGTGAAAAAGGTGATACCGGCGCAACTGGCGCAACTGGCGCAACCGGCGACAAAGGTGAAAAAGGTGACACCGGCGCTAAAGGTGATACTGGTGAAAAAGGTGGCAGCATCACAGGTGAAGTTGTAG
- a CDS encoding YadA-like family protein — protein sequence MNDENNDVTRTSKNVTHTIVRRATGARTRCDGKNAEADVKDNGDGTHTVTIKDGNGNTTTTIVKDGATGAKGDTGADGKNAEADVKDNGDGTHTVTIKDGNGNTTTTIVKDGATGADGKNAKADVKDNGDGTHTVTIVDGDGKTTTTIVKDGKNAEAEVKDNGDGTHTVTIKDGNGNTTTTVVKDGATGAKGDTGATGATGADGKNAEAEVKDNGDGTHTVTIKDGNGNTTTTIVKDGATGAKGEAGNTGATGADGKNAKADVKDNGDGTHTVTIVDGDGKTTTTIVKDGKNAEAEVKDNGDGTHTVTIKDGNGNTTTTIVKDGATGAKGEAGNTGATGADGKNAKADVKDNGDGTHTVTIVDGDGKTTTTIVKDGKNAEAEVKDNGDGTHTVTIKDGNGNTTTTIVKDGATGAKGEAGNTGATGADGKNAKADVKDNGDGTHTVTIVDGDGKTTTTIVKDGATGADGKNAEADVKDNGDGTHTVTIKDGNGNTTTTIVKDGATGAKGDTGADGKNAEADVKDNGDGTHTVTIKDGNGNTTTTVVKDGATGPKGDKGDPGDKGVQGDKGDKGDTGATGAKGEDGKNAKAAVKDNKDGTHTVTITDGDGETTTTIVKDGKNAKAVVEDNKDGTHTVTITDGEGKTTTTIVKDGATGATGAKGEDGKNAEAKVETTGKGEHTVTIKDGNGNTTTTIIRDGKDGKDADGKFGLRDEDSAEITKPLNNTIQIKGDAGTKVQVFDKATGKTSEKEVQNIFVKKDGDALKVSLNPDLTVNSVTTNELKAGPVTINQGGIDAGNTTIKNVAPGKNGTDAVNVDQLNQKFGDVNSNVNKVDNNARAGVAQALATAGLPQAYLPGKSMLAIGGGHYRGETGYAVGFSSISDGGNWIIKGTASGNSRGHFGATAAVGYQW from the coding sequence GTGAACGACGAAAACAACGACGTAACACGAACATCAAAGAACGTAACACATACCATCGTAAGACGTGCAACTGGTGCAAGGACACGGTGCGACGGTAAGAACGCTGAAGCCGACGTTAAAGACAACGGCGACGGTACCCACACTGTAACCATCAAAGACGGTAACGGTAACACCACTACTACCATCGTTAAAGACGGTGCAACTGGTGCCAAAGGTGACACTGGTGCCGACGGTAAGAACGCTGAAGCCGACGTTAAAGACAACGGCGACGGTACCCACACTGTAACCATCAAAGACGGTAACGGTAACACCACTACTACCATCGTTAAAGACGGTGCAACTGGTGCCGATGGTAAGAATGCCAAAGCTGATGTTAAAGACAATGGCGACGGTACTCATACAGTGACCATCGTTGACGGTGATGGTAAAACTACTACCACTATCGTTAAAGACGGTAAGAACGCTGAAGCCGAAGTTAAAGACAACGGCGACGGTACTCATACTGTAACCATCAAAGACGGTAACGGTAACACTACTACTACTGTTGTTAAAGACGGTGCAACTGGTGCCAAAGGCGATACCGGCGCAACTGGCGCAACTGGTGCCGACGGTAAGAACGCTGAAGCCGAAGTTAAAGACAACGGCGACGGTACCCACACTGTAACCATCAAAGACGGTAACGGTAACACCACTACTACCATCGTTAAAGACGGTGCAACTGGTGCCAAAGGTGAAGCCGGTAATACTGGTGCAACTGGTGCCGATGGTAAGAATGCCAAAGCTGATGTGAAAGACAATGGCGACGGTACTCATACAGTGACCATCGTTGACGGTGATGGTAAAACTACTACCACTATCGTTAAAGACGGTAAGAACGCTGAAGCCGAAGTTAAAGACAACGGCGACGGTACTCATACTGTAACCATCAAAGACGGTAACGGTAACACCACTACTACCATCGTTAAAGACGGTGCAACTGGTGCCAAAGGTGAAGCCGGTAATACTGGTGCAACTGGTGCCGATGGTAAGAATGCCAAAGCTGATGTGAAAGACAATGGCGACGGTACTCATACAGTGACCATCGTTGACGGTGACGGTAAAACTACTACCACTATCGTTAAAGACGGTAAGAACGCTGAAGCCGAAGTTAAAGACAACGGCGACGGTACTCACACTGTAACCATCAAAGACGGTAACGGTAACACCACTACTACCATCGTTAAAGACGGTGCAACTGGTGCTAAAGGTGAAGCCGGTAATACGGGTGCAACTGGTGCCGATGGTAAGAATGCCAAAGCTGATGTTAAAGACAATGGTGACGGTACTCATACAGTGACCATCGTTGACGGTGACGGTAAAACTACTACTACTATCGTTAAAGATGGTGCTACTGGTGCCGACGGTAAGAATGCTGAAGCCGACGTTAAAGACAACGGCGACGGTACTCACACTGTAACCATCAAAGACGGTAACGGTAATACCACTACTACCATCGTTAAAGACGGTGCAACTGGTGCCAAAGGTGACACTGGTGCCGACGGTAAGAACGCTGAAGCCGACGTTAAAGACAACGGCGACGGTACTCATACTGTAACCATCAAAGACGGTAACGGTAACACCACTACTACTGTCGTTAAAGACGGTGCAACCGGTCCTAAAGGTGACAAAGGTGACCCAGGCGATAAAGGCGTCCAAGGCGATAAAGGTGACAAAGGTGATACCGGTGCTACTGGCGCTAAAGGTGAAGATGGTAAGAATGCCAAAGCTGCTGTTAAAGACAACAAAGATGGCACTCATACTGTAACCATTACTGATGGTGACGGTGAAACCACCACCACTATCGTTAAAGACGGTAAGAATGCCAAAGCTGTTGTTGAAGACAACAAAGATGGTACTCATACTGTAACCATTACTGATGGCGAAGGTAAAACCACTACCACCATCGTTAAAGACGGTGCAACTGGCGCTACCGGTGCTAAAGGTGAAGACGGTAAGAACGCTGAAGCTAAAGTTGAAACTACAGGCAAAGGCGAACATACTGTAACCATCAAAGACGGTAACGGTAATACCACTACTACCATCATTAGAGATGGTAAAGACGGTAAAGATGCTGATGGCAAGTTCGGTCTGCGTGATGAGGACAGTGCTGAAATCACCAAACCACTGAATAACACTATTCAGATTAAAGGTGATGCGGGTACTAAAGTTCAAGTATTCGACAAAGCAACCGGTAAGACTTCAGAGAAAGAAGTTCAAAACATCTTCGTTAAGAAAGACGGCGATGCGCTGAAAGTCAGCTTGAACCCTGATCTGACCGTTAACAGTGTTACTACTAACGAACTGAAAGCAGGTCCTGTAACCATCAACCAAGGTGGTATCGATGCCGGCAACACTACTATTAAAAATGTTGCTCCAGGTAAAAACGGTACCGATGCGGTTAACGTTGACCAGCTGAACCAAAAATTCGGCGATGTGAACAGCAATGTGAACAAGGTTGACAACAACGCCCGCGCAGGTGTGGCTCAAGCCTTGGCTACTGCCGGTCTGCCACAAGCTTACTTGCCAGGTAAGAGCATGTTGGCTATCGGTGGCGGTCACTACCGCGGTGAAACCGGTTACGCTGTCGGCTTCTCTAGCATCTCCGATGGTGGTAACTGGATCATCAAAGGTACTGCTTCCGGCAACTCACGTGGTCACTTCGGTGCTACTGCAGCAGTTGGTTACCAATGGTAA
- the dusA gene encoding tRNA dihydrouridine(20/20a) synthase DusA codes for MSASSLPSRRLSVAPMLDWTDRHYRFMARQITRNAWLYSEMVNSGAVVYGDKDRFLSFNEGEQPVALQLGGSDPHDLAIAAKAAEAYGYNEVNLNCGCPSPRVQKGAFGACLMNDVDLVADCLNAMQDAVEIPVTVKHRIGVDRQTEYQVVADFVGALREKTACRTFIVHARNAWLDGLSPKENREVPPLKYEYIYRLKQDFPDLEILINGGITTNEEIAEHLKFVDGVMIGREAYHNPMLMRDWDALFYNDAHAPIQYADLAAWLYAYSREQIASGRGTILRHIVRHALGLMHGLKNARTWRRMLSDATLLKDNDGSLILDAWKEVERANIWD; via the coding sequence ATGTCTGCTTCTTCCCTACCTTCCCGCCGCTTGTCTGTTGCCCCCATGCTCGATTGGACAGACAGACACTATCGCTTTATGGCGCGACAAATTACACGCAATGCCTGGCTTTATAGCGAAATGGTCAATTCAGGCGCGGTGGTTTATGGAGATAAAGACCGTTTTTTAAGTTTCAACGAAGGCGAGCAACCGGTAGCTTTACAGCTTGGCGGTTCAGATCCGCATGACTTGGCAATCGCCGCTAAAGCAGCTGAGGCGTATGGCTATAATGAAGTCAACCTAAATTGCGGTTGCCCCAGCCCACGCGTTCAAAAAGGCGCTTTCGGCGCTTGCCTGATGAATGATGTAGATTTGGTGGCAGATTGTTTGAATGCGATGCAGGATGCAGTTGAAATTCCGGTAACGGTCAAACACCGCATTGGTGTAGACAGACAGACAGAATATCAAGTCGTGGCAGATTTTGTGGGAGCACTTCGCGAAAAAACAGCCTGCCGCACATTTATCGTCCATGCACGTAATGCTTGGCTGGACGGTTTATCCCCGAAAGAAAACCGCGAAGTTCCGCCACTCAAATATGAATACATATATCGCTTAAAACAAGATTTTCCCGACTTGGAAATTTTGATTAACGGCGGCATCACCACCAACGAAGAAATCGCCGAACACTTAAAATTTGTCGATGGCGTCATGATCGGGCGCGAGGCTTATCACAATCCAATGCTGATGCGTGATTGGGATGCACTGTTTTACAACGACGCACACGCACCAATCCAATACGCAGATTTAGCGGCTTGGCTATACGCATACAGTCGCGAACAAATCGCTTCAGGACGCGGCACCATCCTGCGCCACATCGTCCGCCACGCACTAGGCTTAATGCACGGCCTAAAAAATGCCCGCACTTGGCGCCGTATGCTCTCAGATGCTACTTTGCTGAAAGACAACGACGGCAGCCTGATTCTAGACGCATGGAAAGAAGTCGAACGCGCAAATATTTGGGATTAA
- a CDS encoding L-threonylcarbamoyladenylate synthase, protein MAQFFAIHPDNPQDRLIKQAADIVRSGGVIVYPTDSCYALGCKLGDKTAMERILTIRKIDQKHHLTLMCADLSELGTYAKVDNAQFRQLKAATPGSYTFILQATKEVPNRTLHPKRKTIGLRVPDNATALALLQELGEPILSCTLMLPEDEEPLTDPYEIRDRLEHAVDLVIDGGWCGTEPTTVIDMTDGTELIRQGKGDIAVFGL, encoded by the coding sequence ATGGCACAATTTTTCGCCATCCATCCCGATAACCCCCAAGACCGCCTCATTAAGCAAGCCGCCGATATTGTCCGCAGTGGCGGCGTTATCGTTTACCCTACGGATTCCTGCTATGCGCTGGGTTGCAAACTTGGCGATAAAACCGCGATGGAGCGCATACTCACGATTCGCAAAATCGATCAAAAACACCATTTGACTCTGATGTGTGCCGATTTGAGCGAATTGGGTACTTACGCCAAAGTAGATAATGCCCAATTCCGCCAGCTCAAAGCAGCTACGCCCGGAAGCTACACCTTTATCCTGCAGGCAACCAAAGAAGTACCCAATCGTACGCTTCACCCCAAGCGCAAAACCATCGGCCTGCGTGTTCCTGATAACGCTACTGCCTTGGCACTTTTGCAAGAATTGGGCGAACCTATTTTAAGTTGTACCCTTATGCTGCCCGAAGACGAAGAGCCATTGACCGATCCATACGAAATTCGAGACCGTCTTGAGCATGCTGTTGATTTGGTTATTGATGGCGGCTGGTGCGGTACTGAGCCGACGACGGTTATCGATATGACCGATGGCACCGAGCTGATTCGTCAAGGCAAGGGCGATATTGCCGTATTCGGTTTGTAA